In a genomic window of Verrucomicrobiia bacterium:
- a CDS encoding DUF1501 domain-containing protein gives MRPIPLIPRRTALRQLACGFGGLALAAITGLARGASGAQPLPGLRPRAKRVIFLFMQGGPSQVDTYDYKPLLDRHDGEQMPFDDARVFANTGMAGSSQRVMRSPWKFSRHGDSGRWVSELFPQTARWVDRLCFLHGMQTEGVAHGPATLFLHCGSTNFIRPSVGAWVSYGLGTANANVPAFVTLSPSLGNGGARNWGAAFLPPLHQGTPFGVAGRSARDMALRSLPGTGTDPAGRRRQFELLQRLNREQALHAAESDAAEAVIQAYELAWRLQSTAPALLNLDDESEATRGLYGIGDDATDEFGRQCLVARRLCESGVRFIQVTYGDNTANPRWDQHSDLPRHAFHARATDKPVAGLLADLDRRGLLEDTLVWWGAEFGRTPYAEKNGTGRDHNPGGFTTWLAGGGVRPGFSWGATDDFGHLAVTGKVHMHDLHATLLHLLGLDHEKLTFRHDGRDYRLTDVHGDVIRAILT, from the coding sequence ATGCGCCCGATACCGCTCATTCCCCGCCGGACTGCACTGCGTCAACTGGCCTGCGGCTTTGGCGGCCTGGCGCTGGCCGCGATCACGGGGCTCGCCCGCGGCGCATCCGGAGCGCAACCCCTGCCCGGGCTGCGTCCGCGCGCGAAACGGGTGATCTTCCTGTTCATGCAGGGTGGGCCCAGCCAGGTGGACACCTACGATTACAAGCCCCTGTTGGACCGCCATGACGGCGAGCAGATGCCCTTTGACGACGCCCGTGTGTTCGCCAACACCGGGATGGCGGGGTCCAGTCAGCGGGTGATGCGGTCGCCCTGGAAGTTCTCACGGCATGGCGACAGCGGCCGTTGGGTGAGCGAGCTCTTTCCGCAGACCGCACGCTGGGTGGACCGGCTTTGCTTCCTGCACGGCATGCAGACCGAGGGCGTGGCCCACGGCCCGGCCACGCTGTTCCTCCATTGCGGCTCCACCAACTTCATCCGGCCCAGCGTCGGTGCCTGGGTCAGCTACGGCCTTGGAACCGCCAATGCCAACGTCCCTGCATTTGTCACGCTCTCCCCCAGTCTGGGCAACGGGGGGGCGCGCAATTGGGGAGCCGCATTCCTGCCGCCCCTCCACCAGGGCACCCCCTTCGGCGTCGCCGGCCGCTCCGCCCGCGATATGGCCCTGCGCTCGCTCCCCGGGACCGGCACGGATCCGGCGGGCCGCCGCCGGCAGTTCGAGCTCCTGCAACGTCTCAACCGGGAACAGGCGCTTCATGCCGCCGAATCCGACGCCGCCGAGGCCGTGATCCAGGCCTATGAACTGGCCTGGCGCCTGCAGTCCACGGCGCCGGCACTGCTGAATCTGGACGACGAATCCGAAGCCACCCGCGGGCTCTATGGCATCGGAGACGACGCCACCGACGAGTTTGGACGCCAATGTCTCGTGGCCCGGCGGCTCTGCGAATCGGGGGTCCGCTTCATCCAGGTGACCTATGGCGACAACACCGCGAATCCGCGGTGGGACCAGCACTCGGATCTCCCGCGCCATGCCTTCCACGCCCGGGCCACCGACAAGCCCGTGGCGGGACTTCTCGCCGACCTCGATCGGCGGGGTCTCCTTGAGGACACCCTCGTGTGGTGGGGAGCGGAATTCGGCCGCACCCCCTATGCCGAGAAGAACGGGACGGGACGCGACCACAATCCGGGCGGCTTCACGACCTGGCTTGCCGGTGGCGGGGTCAGGCCCGGATTTTCCTGGGGCGCCACGGACGACTTCGGCCATCTCGCCGTCACGGGGAAGGTCCATATGCACGACCTGCACGCCACCCTCCTCCACCTGCTTGGCCTCGACCACGAGAAGCTCACCTTCCGCCACGATGGACGCGACTACCGGCTCACCGACGTTCACGGCGACGTGATCCGGGCCATTCTCACCTGA